Proteins from a single region of Streptomyces sp. TN58:
- a CDS encoding phytoene desaturase family protein, translating into MTTFGRDVYDDVIVGGGHNGLVAAAYLARAGRSVLVLERLGNTGGAAISSRPFAGVDARLSRYSYLVSLLPDKIVRDLELSFAVRRRTVSSYTPTEREGRPGGLLVGGGEERTRESFARLTGSDREYDSWRAFYATTGRMARRVFPTLTEPLPTRAELRARIDDEAAWRMLFEEPLGQAVERHFTDDLVRGVVLTDGLIGTFADAHDPSLAQNRCFLYHVIGGGTGDWDVPVGGMGALTDALAAAATKAGAEIATGHEVLRIDTDGVAPAEVVFRTAAGEGRVVGRTVLVNASPRALAELLGEEAPQGPATAPEGAQLKVNMLLRRLPRLRDTGVDPREAFGGTFHIAEGYAQLARAYAEAAAGELPSVPPSEIYCHSLADPTILGPELVEQGYQTLTLFGLHAPARLFGHDNQQAREVLLTATLAQLDAHLAEPLTDCLAFDADGRPCIEAKTPLDLERELRLPGGHIFHRDLSWPYADPDGGRWGVETAHRNVLLCGAGAVRGGGVSGIPGHNAAMAVLGR; encoded by the coding sequence ATGACGACCTTCGGGCGGGACGTGTACGACGACGTGATCGTGGGCGGCGGGCACAACGGGCTGGTGGCCGCCGCCTATCTGGCCCGGGCGGGCCGCTCGGTGCTGGTCCTGGAGCGGCTCGGCAACACCGGCGGGGCGGCGATCTCCAGCAGACCCTTCGCGGGCGTCGACGCCCGTCTCTCGCGTTACTCGTACCTGGTCTCCCTGCTGCCCGACAAGATCGTGCGCGACCTGGAACTGAGCTTCGCCGTACGCCGGCGCACGGTCTCCTCGTACACCCCGACCGAACGCGAAGGGCGGCCCGGCGGACTGCTCGTCGGCGGGGGCGAGGAGCGCACCCGGGAGTCCTTCGCCCGGCTGACCGGCTCGGACCGGGAGTACGACAGCTGGCGCGCCTTCTACGCGACCACCGGGCGGATGGCCCGCAGGGTGTTCCCGACGCTGACCGAGCCGCTGCCCACCCGGGCGGAGCTGCGGGCCCGGATCGACGACGAGGCCGCGTGGCGGATGCTGTTCGAAGAGCCCCTGGGGCAGGCGGTGGAACGGCACTTCACCGACGACCTGGTCCGCGGGGTGGTCCTGACGGACGGCCTCATCGGCACCTTCGCGGATGCCCACGACCCCTCACTCGCCCAGAACCGGTGCTTCCTGTACCACGTCATCGGGGGCGGGACCGGCGACTGGGACGTCCCCGTCGGCGGCATGGGCGCCCTCACGGACGCCCTCGCCGCAGCGGCCACCAAGGCCGGCGCTGAGATCGCCACCGGCCACGAGGTGCTGCGGATCGACACGGACGGGGTCGCTCCGGCCGAGGTGGTGTTCCGTACCGCGGCGGGCGAGGGCCGCGTCGTCGGCCGTACGGTGCTGGTCAACGCATCGCCGCGGGCGCTGGCCGAACTCCTCGGCGAGGAGGCGCCCCAGGGCCCGGCGACGGCGCCCGAGGGCGCCCAGCTCAAGGTCAACATGCTGCTGCGCAGGCTGCCCCGGCTGCGGGACACCGGCGTCGACCCCCGTGAGGCCTTCGGAGGGACCTTCCACATCGCCGAGGGGTACGCCCAGCTCGCCCGGGCCTACGCGGAGGCGGCGGCCGGGGAACTGCCGTCCGTACCGCCCTCGGAGATCTACTGCCACTCGCTGGCCGACCCGACGATCCTGGGACCCGAACTGGTCGAGCAGGGCTACCAGACGCTCACCCTCTTCGGGCTGCACGCCCCGGCCCGCCTGTTCGGGCACGACAACCAGCAGGCCCGCGAGGTGCTGCTGACCGCCACCCTCGCGCAGCTCGACGCGCACCTGGCCGAACCGCTCACCGACTGCCTGGCCTTCGACGCGGACGGGCGCCCGTGCATCGAGGCGAAGACCCCGCTGGACCTGGAACGCGAACTGCGGCTGCCCGGCGGCCACATCTTCCACCGCGACCTCTCCTGGCCGTACGCGGACCCCGACGGCGGGCGGTGGGGCGTGGAGACCGCCCACCGCAACGTCCTGCTGTGCGGCGCGGGCGCGGTCCGCGGCGGCGGCGTCAGCGGGATCCCCGGGCACAACGCGGCGATGGCGGTACTGGGCCGCTAG
- a CDS encoding serine/threonine-protein kinase codes for MAESRLIQGRYRSLDLIGRGGMGEVWRARDESLGRHVAVKCLKPLGAEQDAHFTQVLRERFRREARVAASLQHRGVTVVHDFGDDSAAGGPLYLVMELLEGRNLSQLMEDNQTRPLPVDVVVDIAEQMAAALGYTHDQGVVHRDLKPANIMRLVDGTVKICDFGIARLAHDIGFTAKLTGGGMAMGTPHYMSPEQIAGGEVDHRSDLYSLGCVLYEIATGAPPFDLGDSWSVLIGHRDTPPVPLREHRPELPGYFEQVVLHLLAKCPDDRPQDARDVHRGLVGSRLGHGGPAGGPAPLPAWARGMTAGRMAGVDARPASGAWAVLTGSWTAVRPSGEQPVPRPGGTPYAVRPGGTIVRPAPAEDPRLTAAYGFPRPAGPRETGPDALAAGHARAYALSRAGRSEEALSVYAAVADGRARVLGPDHPDTLAARQEAAYEMGRLGRHQEAHDVYRAVLAARERTMGQLHPDTLRCRHNLACALRALGRYAEAHTTAVAVAADRAAVLGAEHADTLLTRYEAAYVLGRLDRWREALAGFREVAAARERVLGHDHPDTLAARYEVGIALGRTGSSAQALDLFRALVRDRTRAYGAADPETLRARHVLGVNLGRLERWEEAVAEARQVAAARARTLGAEHADTLVSRRELAVGLGRLGRWDEALPIYRDLSGIRERSLGDEHPETVLAHADEAHCLERLGQVCYQEP; via the coding sequence ATGGCGGAGTCCAGACTGATCCAGGGCCGGTACCGGTCGCTCGATCTGATCGGGCGCGGCGGCATGGGCGAGGTATGGCGCGCCCGGGACGAATCGCTGGGCCGGCACGTCGCCGTCAAATGCCTGAAACCCCTCGGCGCCGAACAGGACGCCCACTTCACGCAGGTACTGCGCGAGCGCTTCCGGCGCGAGGCGCGCGTGGCCGCGTCCCTCCAGCACCGCGGCGTCACCGTCGTCCACGACTTCGGCGACGACAGCGCGGCCGGCGGCCCCCTCTACCTCGTGATGGAGCTGCTCGAAGGCCGCAACCTCAGCCAGCTCATGGAGGACAACCAGACCCGTCCGCTGCCCGTGGACGTGGTCGTCGACATCGCCGAGCAGATGGCCGCCGCCCTCGGCTACACCCACGACCAGGGCGTCGTCCACCGCGACCTGAAGCCGGCCAACATCATGCGGCTCGTCGACGGCACCGTGAAGATCTGCGACTTCGGCATCGCCCGGCTCGCGCACGACATCGGCTTCACCGCCAAGCTCACCGGCGGCGGCATGGCCATGGGCACCCCGCACTACATGTCGCCGGAGCAGATCGCGGGCGGCGAGGTCGACCACCGCAGCGACCTGTACTCCCTCGGCTGCGTCCTGTACGAGATCGCCACCGGTGCCCCGCCCTTCGACCTCGGCGACTCCTGGTCGGTCCTGATCGGCCACCGCGACACCCCGCCCGTGCCGCTGCGCGAGCACCGCCCCGAGCTGCCCGGCTACTTCGAGCAGGTCGTCCTGCACCTGCTCGCCAAGTGCCCCGACGACCGTCCCCAGGACGCCCGCGACGTGCACCGCGGCCTCGTCGGCTCCCGGCTCGGCCACGGAGGCCCGGCCGGCGGCCCCGCCCCGCTCCCGGCCTGGGCCCGCGGTATGACCGCCGGCCGCATGGCAGGCGTCGACGCGCGTCCCGCGAGCGGCGCCTGGGCCGTGCTCACCGGCTCCTGGACGGCCGTGCGCCCGAGCGGGGAACAGCCGGTCCCGCGCCCGGGCGGCACGCCGTACGCGGTCCGCCCGGGCGGAACCATCGTGCGGCCCGCGCCGGCCGAGGACCCCCGCCTCACCGCCGCCTACGGCTTCCCGCGCCCCGCCGGTCCGCGCGAGACCGGCCCCGACGCCCTCGCGGCCGGCCACGCCCGCGCCTACGCCCTCAGCCGTGCGGGTCGCAGCGAGGAGGCGCTGTCCGTGTACGCCGCCGTGGCCGACGGGCGCGCCCGGGTTCTCGGCCCGGACCACCCCGACACCCTCGCCGCACGCCAGGAGGCGGCGTACGAGATGGGCCGGCTCGGCCGCCACCAGGAAGCGCACGACGTCTACCGCGCCGTCCTCGCCGCCCGCGAGCGGACCATGGGACAGCTCCACCCCGACACCCTGCGCTGCCGCCACAACCTGGCCTGCGCACTGCGGGCCCTGGGCCGGTACGCCGAGGCCCACACCACCGCCGTCGCGGTCGCCGCGGACCGGGCGGCCGTCCTCGGCGCCGAGCACGCCGACACGCTGCTGACCCGCTACGAGGCGGCGTACGTACTCGGCCGCCTCGACCGCTGGCGGGAGGCCCTGGCCGGCTTCCGCGAGGTCGCCGCCGCACGCGAACGCGTCCTCGGCCACGACCACCCCGACACCCTGGCCGCCCGCTACGAGGTCGGCATCGCCCTCGGCCGCACCGGCAGCAGCGCCCAAGCCCTCGACCTCTTCCGCGCCCTGGTCCGCGACCGCACCCGCGCCTACGGGGCAGCCGACCCCGAGACCCTGCGCGCCCGGCACGTCCTCGGCGTCAACCTGGGCCGCCTGGAGCGGTGGGAGGAGGCGGTGGCCGAGGCCCGCCAGGTTGCCGCGGCCCGGGCCCGGACGCTCGGCGCCGAGCACGCGGACACCCTGGTCAGCCGCCGCGAACTGGCCGTCGGGCTGGGCCGGCTGGGCCGCTGGGACGAGGCCCTGCCGATCTACCGCGACCTGTCCGGCATCCGCGAACGGTCCCTGGGCGACGAGCATCCCGAGACGGTGCTGGCCCACGCCGACGAGGCCCACTGTCTGGAGCGGCTCGGCCAGGTGTGCTACCAAGAGCCATGA
- a CDS encoding oxygenase MpaB family protein, which yields MGNTATGPEPRPGRGQGQDHGPGPAAATPPGPDPGLYGPASVTWQCHGDPMMWIAGVRALYLQALHPRAVRGVMENSDFRRDAWGRLMRTADFVGTLTYGTTEAAERAGGRVRAIHRRLSATDPATGRTFPVDDPALLLWIHCAQIDSFLHVLRRSGVVLTAAQADRYVDENRVNARLVGLDPAGVPATTAQLAAYFDTVRPELAAGPDALAVDDFLRGPPVHPLLVPGRNLLWRPLAGLAYGSLPGWAHQLYGRPAPSPLSVTRRLRLTGRVLRSIPAGLRWQLPPGHILKAMRRMGPASRPSPYTLRTSAAILDRPGRA from the coding sequence ATGGGGAACACCGCGACCGGACCGGAGCCCCGGCCCGGAAGGGGGCAGGGGCAGGACCACGGACCCGGGCCCGCTGCTGCCACGCCGCCAGGCCCCGACCCGGGCCTCTACGGCCCCGCGTCCGTCACCTGGCAGTGCCACGGCGACCCGATGATGTGGATCGCCGGGGTCCGCGCCCTCTACCTCCAGGCCCTCCACCCGCGCGCCGTCCGCGGGGTCATGGAGAATTCCGACTTCCGGCGCGACGCGTGGGGCCGGCTGATGCGCACCGCCGACTTCGTCGGCACCCTCACCTACGGCACCACCGAGGCCGCGGAGCGCGCCGGCGGCCGGGTCCGCGCCATCCACCGCAGGCTCTCCGCCACCGACCCGGCCACCGGCCGTACCTTCCCCGTGGACGACCCCGCGCTGCTGCTGTGGATCCACTGCGCGCAGATCGACAGCTTCCTGCACGTCCTGCGCCGCTCGGGCGTCGTCCTCACCGCCGCCCAGGCCGACCGATACGTCGACGAGAACCGCGTCAACGCCCGCCTCGTCGGCCTCGACCCGGCCGGAGTCCCCGCCACCACCGCCCAGCTCGCCGCCTACTTCGACACCGTCCGCCCCGAGCTCGCCGCCGGGCCCGACGCCCTCGCCGTGGACGACTTCCTGCGCGGCCCGCCCGTCCATCCCCTCCTGGTGCCTGGCCGAAACCTGCTGTGGCGCCCGCTCGCCGGCCTCGCGTACGGCTCCCTCCCCGGATGGGCGCACCAGCTGTACGGCCGGCCCGCTCCCTCCCCCCTCAGCGTCACCCGGCGCCTGCGCCTCACCGGACGCGTGCTGCGCAGCATTCCCGCAGGTCTGCGGTGGCAGCTGCCGCCAGGTCACATCTTGAAAGCGATGCGCCGCATGGGCCCCGCGAGCCGCCCCTCCCCGTACACACTGCGTACATCAGCGGCCATACTGGACCGGCCGGGGAGGGCGTAG
- a CDS encoding geranylgeranyl reductase family protein, with protein MSTEHDDGGDGAPATRSPEPGGGEGEEAHVIVVGAGPAGSAAAVHLARAGLEVLLLEKSGFPREKVCGDGLTPRAVHQLVRLGVDVNAAGWMRNRGMRWVCEGNQVELDWPLLGSLPDFGLTRSRHDFDDLLAAHARAAGARLRTHVKVTGPLTDRSGRITGVAAIRGPEKQPVTYRAPLVVAADGASARIAVALGLARDAGRPVAAAARRYYRSEARTHDPYLELWADLRCPQTGLDLPGYGWVFPLGDGRVNVGLGALPQRRSRPVDLRAAMEHWLPRLPSGWGVREDNAASPLRSSPLPMGMNRRPQYRRGLLLVGDSAGMVSPWSGEGIGQAMEAAEVAAETCALALARPAGPRREHALHQYPAEIHRRWGRYYRLGNLASDLVFSRYGFRALLHPRVMASPVLVRTLARLLTDVSADPGRDTIDAVLHTLLRLVPAPRP; from the coding sequence GTGAGCACCGAACACGACGACGGCGGCGACGGCGCCCCTGCCACCCGTTCTCCGGAGCCGGGAGGCGGGGAGGGCGAAGAGGCGCACGTCATCGTGGTGGGGGCCGGACCGGCCGGTTCCGCCGCGGCGGTCCACCTGGCCCGGGCGGGCCTGGAGGTGCTGCTGCTGGAGAAGAGCGGCTTCCCCCGGGAGAAGGTGTGCGGCGACGGCCTGACACCGCGGGCCGTTCACCAGCTCGTACGCCTCGGCGTCGACGTCAACGCTGCGGGCTGGATGCGCAACAGGGGCATGCGGTGGGTGTGTGAGGGAAACCAGGTCGAGCTGGACTGGCCGCTGCTGGGCAGCCTCCCCGATTTCGGTCTGACCCGCAGCCGCCACGACTTCGACGATCTCCTCGCCGCCCATGCCCGGGCGGCCGGTGCCCGACTGCGGACCCATGTGAAGGTGACGGGCCCCCTCACCGACCGGTCCGGGCGCATCACCGGGGTGGCGGCCATTCGCGGCCCGGAGAAGCAGCCCGTCACCTACCGGGCGCCGCTGGTCGTCGCCGCCGACGGCGCGTCCGCGCGGATCGCGGTCGCCCTGGGCCTCGCGCGCGACGCGGGCCGCCCGGTCGCCGCGGCGGCCCGCCGCTACTACCGCAGCGAAGCCCGCACCCATGACCCGTACCTCGAACTCTGGGCCGATCTGCGCTGTCCGCAGACGGGGCTGGACCTCCCCGGCTACGGCTGGGTGTTCCCCCTCGGTGACGGACGCGTCAACGTCGGCCTCGGCGCCCTGCCGCAGCGGCGCAGCCGGCCTGTGGACCTTCGAGCCGCCATGGAGCACTGGCTCCCCCGCCTCCCCTCGGGCTGGGGCGTACGCGAGGACAACGCGGCGTCGCCGCTGCGCAGCTCGCCCCTGCCGATGGGGATGAACCGGCGGCCGCAGTACCGCCGCGGTCTGCTGCTGGTCGGCGACAGCGCGGGCATGGTCAGCCCGTGGAGCGGCGAGGGCATCGGCCAGGCCATGGAGGCCGCGGAGGTGGCGGCGGAGACCTGCGCACTGGCCTTGGCCCGGCCGGCCGGGCCGAGGCGCGAGCACGCACTGCACCAGTACCCCGCGGAGATCCACCGCCGATGGGGACGCTATTACCGGCTGGGCAACCTCGCCAGTGACCTCGTCTTCTCCCGCTACGGCTTCCGGGCGCTCCTGCACCCTCGCGTCATGGCCTCGCCGGTACTCGTACGGACCCTGGCCCGGCTGCTCACCGACGTGAGCGCCGATCCGGGTCGGGACACCATCGACGCCGTCCTGCACACGCTCCTGCGTCTCGTTCCGGCGCCTCGGCCCTGA
- a CDS encoding CsbD family protein, producing MAAGKKAKNIGKSVKGKTKEVTGKAVGNESLEMKGRAEQAAGDAKQAAQKAKDALKH from the coding sequence ATGGCCGCAGGGAAGAAGGCCAAGAACATCGGCAAGTCCGTCAAGGGAAAGACGAAGGAGGTCACCGGCAAGGCCGTCGGCAACGAGAGCCTGGAGATGAAGGGGCGTGCCGAGCAGGCGGCGGGTGATGCGAAGCAGGCCGCGCAGAAGGCGAAGGACGCCCTCAAGCACTGA
- a CDS encoding SRPBCC family protein: MATTQQGSKDGQSGFDKLLGELGAYVSAQAEDLADKAVDKVGDLTDRLSDVAENGGSLAGIGGKILQGDSPVKAVLGQTVSGLKDKVGETAGSLFGGKSKGKGRKGGTKAMHIMETMDVGLPLRTVYDHWTQYENFSSFAKGVRSVSQNDDTTTDWKVKVGPSTRSWKATIQEQVPDDRIVWSSEGAKGTTRGCVSFHELAPSLTRIVLVVEYYPAGFFEKTGNIWRAQGRRMRLDLKNFNRFVTLSNEEPEGWRGEIQDGEVVVTHEEAMEEEEAASEEEPEEGGEGQEGADEDSEDDEGEGEADRDEDGYADDEEYEDEEDEEGAGDEPDDGGEEYDDEADYEDDADDEGEEEEPEEEAPPRRSRRR, encoded by the coding sequence ATGGCCACCACACAGCAGGGCTCCAAGGACGGACAGTCCGGTTTCGACAAGCTGCTCGGAGAACTCGGTGCCTACGTCTCCGCCCAGGCCGAGGACCTGGCGGACAAGGCCGTGGACAAGGTCGGAGACCTCACCGACCGCCTCTCCGACGTCGCGGAGAACGGAGGCTCCCTCGCCGGCATCGGCGGCAAGATCCTCCAGGGCGACTCACCGGTGAAAGCCGTGCTCGGGCAGACGGTGAGCGGGCTGAAGGACAAGGTCGGTGAAACGGCCGGCAGCCTGTTCGGAGGCAAGAGCAAGGGCAAGGGGCGCAAGGGCGGCACCAAGGCCATGCACATCATGGAGACCATGGACGTGGGACTGCCGCTGCGCACCGTCTACGACCACTGGACCCAGTACGAGAACTTCAGCAGCTTCGCCAAAGGTGTGCGCAGCGTCTCGCAGAACGACGACACGACCACGGACTGGAAGGTCAAGGTCGGACCGTCCACCCGCAGTTGGAAGGCCACGATCCAGGAACAGGTGCCGGACGACAGGATCGTCTGGTCCTCGGAGGGCGCCAAGGGAACCACGCGCGGCTGCGTGAGCTTCCACGAGCTGGCCCCGTCGCTCACCCGGATCGTCCTCGTCGTCGAGTACTACCCCGCCGGCTTCTTCGAGAAGACCGGGAACATCTGGCGGGCCCAGGGCCGGCGCATGCGGCTCGACCTGAAGAACTTCAACCGCTTCGTCACCCTCTCCAACGAGGAGCCGGAGGGCTGGCGCGGAGAGATCCAGGACGGCGAGGTCGTCGTCACGCACGAAGAGGCCATGGAAGAGGAGGAGGCGGCGTCCGAGGAGGAGCCGGAAGAGGGCGGGGAGGGCCAGGAGGGCGCCGACGAGGACTCCGAGGACGACGAGGGCGAGGGGGAAGCCGACCGGGACGAGGACGGCTACGCCGACGACGAGGAGTACGAGGACGAGGAGGACGAGGAAGGGGCGGGTGACGAGCCCGACGACGGCGGCGAGGAGTACGACGACGAAGCCGACTACGAGGACGACGCAGACGACGAGGGCGAGGAGGAGGAACCGGAGGAGGAAGCACCGCCCCGGCGGTCCCGGCGGCGCTGA
- the gvpO gene encoding gas vesicle protein: MAPAEPARRRRSPADDGERDDARTTGPARKAPPRKTDARRGTPGAAAAMRLAAQQLSELLGRPPESVSALKPTEGGWEAQVEVVELERIPDTTSVLASYKVTIDEEGELVSYERTRRYSRGMIDRPT, encoded by the coding sequence ATGGCCCCAGCAGAGCCCGCGCGCCGTCGGCGCTCGCCGGCGGACGACGGTGAACGCGACGACGCCCGTACGACCGGGCCGGCCCGCAAGGCCCCGCCCCGGAAGACGGACGCGCGCCGCGGCACCCCCGGGGCGGCGGCCGCGATGCGCCTGGCGGCCCAGCAGCTGTCGGAGCTGCTCGGGCGCCCGCCCGAGTCGGTGTCGGCCCTGAAACCCACCGAGGGCGGCTGGGAGGCCCAGGTCGAGGTCGTGGAGCTGGAACGCATCCCCGACACGACCAGTGTCCTGGCCAGCTACAAGGTCACGATCGACGAGGAAGGGGAGCTGGTCTCCTACGAGAGGACGCGGCGGTACAGCAGGGGAATGATCGATCGGCCGACGTGA
- a CDS encoding gas vesicle structural protein GvpA, with the protein MTVMPQGGSSISRGGGGGTSLYDVLELILDRGLVIDVFVRVSLVGIEILKIDARIVVASVDTYLRFAEACNRLDLEAGRKAPAQLTDVVGDMVESGAHGKSKGALGGAVDAVTQSLTGKSGASEKEEPEEEAEEEEAPRRRRPARRPVRRERE; encoded by the coding sequence ATGACCGTCATGCCGCAGGGTGGCAGCAGCATCAGCAGAGGCGGGGGCGGCGGCACGAGCCTCTACGACGTCCTGGAACTGATCCTCGACCGTGGGCTGGTCATCGACGTGTTCGTCCGGGTCTCCCTGGTCGGGATCGAGATCCTGAAGATCGACGCGCGGATCGTCGTGGCCAGCGTCGACACCTACTTGCGCTTCGCCGAGGCGTGCAACCGGCTCGACCTGGAAGCCGGACGCAAGGCGCCGGCGCAGCTGACGGACGTCGTCGGCGACATGGTCGAGAGCGGCGCGCACGGCAAGTCCAAGGGCGCGCTCGGCGGGGCGGTGGACGCGGTGACGCAGTCCCTGACCGGCAAGTCCGGAGCCTCCGAGAAGGAGGAGCCGGAGGAGGAAGCCGAGGAGGAAGAGGCCCCGCGGCGCCGTCGGCCCGCACGCCGCCCGGTGCGCCGTGAGAGGGAGTAG
- a CDS encoding GvpL/GvpF family gas vesicle protein, whose amino-acid sequence MALYVYAITGAGHPCRLEGLTGVGAQPGALRSVTADQLCAVVSDVDEEVRPKRRDLTAHQEVQTSLMADGAVLPLQFGYIAADEQTVREALLQRADLYLDSLERVDGCAEYNIKASQDEEALLREILAEFPDARKLNDRIREGDTDPRLPLQLGELVATEVRGRQEALASGLVQALVGFARDHAVRAPVDGDVLNLSLLVHGDRKDEFLDAAAGLAEQVDGVEFRIGGPLPPYSFV is encoded by the coding sequence ATGGCTCTGTACGTGTATGCGATCACAGGGGCCGGGCACCCTTGCCGCCTGGAGGGCCTGACCGGCGTCGGCGCGCAGCCCGGGGCGCTGCGAAGCGTCACCGCTGACCAGCTGTGCGCGGTCGTCAGCGACGTGGACGAGGAGGTCCGGCCCAAGCGCCGGGACCTGACCGCCCACCAGGAGGTCCAGACGAGCCTGATGGCGGACGGCGCGGTCCTGCCCCTGCAGTTCGGGTACATCGCCGCCGACGAGCAGACCGTACGGGAAGCGCTGCTGCAGCGCGCGGACCTCTACCTCGATTCCCTGGAGCGGGTCGACGGCTGCGCCGAGTACAACATCAAAGCCTCCCAGGACGAGGAGGCGCTGCTGCGCGAGATCCTGGCGGAGTTCCCCGACGCACGGAAGCTCAACGACCGGATCCGGGAGGGCGACACCGACCCGCGGCTGCCCCTCCAGCTGGGAGAACTCGTCGCCACGGAGGTGCGCGGACGACAGGAGGCGCTGGCTTCCGGCCTCGTCCAGGCGCTGGTCGGGTTCGCCCGCGACCACGCCGTCCGGGCCCCGGTCGACGGCGACGTGCTCAACCTCTCGCTCCTGGTCCACGGCGACCGGAAGGACGAGTTCCTTGACGCGGCGGCGGGGCTCGCCGAGCAGGTCGACGGCGTCGAGTTCCGTATCGGTGGGCCGCTGCCGCCGTACAGCTTCGTCTAG
- a CDS encoding gas vesicle protein GvpG: MGLLTGLLTSPLAPVRGVVWVAQRVADKANEEYYDPAPVWAALADLEGRLQRGEIDADTFEAMEDELLDRLDEITRYRQQGLP; this comes from the coding sequence ATGGGGCTGCTGACCGGACTGCTGACCTCGCCGCTGGCGCCTGTGCGGGGCGTGGTGTGGGTGGCGCAGCGCGTCGCCGACAAGGCGAACGAGGAGTACTACGACCCGGCACCCGTCTGGGCGGCCCTCGCCGATCTGGAGGGCAGGCTCCAGCGGGGCGAGATCGATGCCGACACCTTCGAGGCCATGGAGGACGAACTCCTGGACCGGCTGGACGAGATCACGAGATACCGGCAGCAGGGCCTGCCGTGA
- a CDS encoding gas vesicle protein, producing the protein MTDPLANRLGPLPSRATPMSYPPGSSSASLADILERVLDKGIVIAGDIRINLLDIELLTIKLRILIASVDKAKEMGIDWWEYDPSLSSRHSGSPLAEENRRLRAEVEALRRERLGTGEPGARYAGEAEGETAREEDRPARSAAERNRPAP; encoded by the coding sequence GTGACTGACCCGCTCGCCAACCGGCTGGGCCCCTTGCCGTCCCGCGCGACGCCGATGTCCTATCCCCCCGGTTCTTCTTCCGCCAGCCTGGCCGACATCCTCGAACGCGTGCTGGACAAGGGCATCGTCATCGCCGGCGACATCCGCATCAACCTTCTCGACATCGAGCTGCTGACCATCAAGCTGCGGATCCTGATCGCCTCGGTGGACAAGGCCAAGGAGATGGGCATCGACTGGTGGGAGTACGACCCGTCGCTCTCCTCCCGGCACAGCGGCAGTCCGCTGGCCGAGGAGAACCGCCGCCTGCGGGCCGAGGTGGAGGCACTGCGGCGCGAGCGGCTGGGCACCGGGGAGCCCGGTGCGCGGTACGCGGGCGAGGCGGAGGGCGAGACCGCCCGGGAAGAGGACCGGCCGGCTCGAAGCGCCGCCGAGCGGAACAGGCCCGCGCCATGA
- a CDS encoding GvpL/GvpF family gas vesicle protein, whose product MTWEATLTYVYAVAVPTPDLARAAASLRGVGGAALSFLPPLDEADPAAPAFVTSQVPQGDWREEALRAHFEDLGWLESTARAHHRVIQALGDRATVLPLRMATLYQDEERALAALREQRPAFAERLALLAHHAEYGVKVYVRPGAGGDTGPDAPGAEPAAVVRAPAAGSPGKAYLQARKRQHHAREDRYQQASAAAERIAAAAAPHATHAVRHPAQSGPLTRGEAGGDGENVLNDAYLVPEERAEAFRRAVERAGEGLPGVRVEVTGPWAPYSFAMPPPPTGGSGTGGAASGGAP is encoded by the coding sequence ATGACCTGGGAGGCGACCCTCACCTACGTGTACGCGGTCGCCGTGCCCACGCCTGATCTCGCCCGGGCAGCGGCTTCCCTGCGGGGGGTGGGCGGCGCCGCGCTGTCCTTTCTGCCGCCCCTCGACGAGGCCGATCCGGCGGCCCCCGCGTTCGTCACCAGCCAGGTGCCCCAGGGCGACTGGCGGGAGGAGGCGCTTCGGGCGCACTTCGAGGACCTGGGCTGGCTGGAGAGCACCGCCCGGGCCCACCACCGGGTCATCCAGGCCCTCGGGGACCGGGCGACCGTGCTGCCCCTGCGGATGGCGACGCTGTACCAGGACGAGGAGCGGGCGCTGGCGGCGCTGCGCGAGCAGCGGCCCGCTTTCGCCGAACGCCTGGCCCTCCTGGCCCACCACGCCGAGTACGGTGTGAAGGTCTACGTACGCCCCGGCGCAGGCGGCGACACGGGGCCGGACGCGCCCGGTGCGGAGCCCGCGGCCGTTGTACGCGCTCCCGCGGCCGGCAGTCCGGGGAAGGCCTACCTTCAGGCCCGCAAGCGCCAGCACCACGCCCGGGAGGACCGCTACCAGCAGGCCTCGGCGGCGGCGGAGCGCATCGCCGCGGCGGCGGCTCCGCATGCGACCCACGCGGTGCGCCACCCCGCCCAGTCGGGCCCGCTGACCCGCGGTGAGGCGGGCGGAGACGGTGAGAACGTCCTCAACGACGCGTACCTCGTACCCGAGGAGCGGGCCGAGGCCTTTCGCAGGGCCGTCGAGCGGGCGGGCGAGGGCCTGCCCGGTGTACGTGTCGAGGTCACCGGCCCCTGGGCCCCCTACTCCTTCGCCATGCCGCCCCCGCCGACCGGGGGCTCAGGTACCGGCGGCGCGGCCTCCGGTGGCGCGCCATGA
- a CDS encoding gas vesicle protein: MTIGPRDESLPGRQVALVDLLDRLLAGGVVITGDVVLSIADIDLVRISLRALVTSVAGGPDAPSVGGGERP, from the coding sequence ATGACGATCGGCCCGCGAGACGAGTCACTGCCGGGCCGGCAGGTCGCCCTCGTCGACCTCCTCGACCGGCTGCTGGCCGGCGGCGTCGTGATCACCGGGGACGTCGTCCTGTCCATCGCGGACATCGACCTGGTACGGATCTCCCTGCGCGCCCTCGTCACCTCGGTGGCCGGCGGCCCCGATGCGCCCTCGGTCGGCGGCGGTGAGCGGCCGTGA